In Helianthus annuus cultivar XRQ/B chromosome 8, HanXRQr2.0-SUNRISE, whole genome shotgun sequence, a single genomic region encodes these proteins:
- the LOC110932475 gene encoding intracellular protein transport protein USO1-like, producing MRDYQMNMLTALVLNKKYNFSHIVFHYMVENLSSDVRVWRYPRFVQMMIDRAYPGIDRNIKDDLLVQAHMSNISLKNLVKYHPHHPEPELVIENFGLLRDANYVDPDPENHQNWRNQEEMKEALYAVELKIIQGFKPTKNEWYVKESGRRRRLATPVAEGEDESEEEVPEVNIEKEQEAASVAHIEINIDLFTSDAYFVDIVDIQQEREKVVEDVEGDDVDKDTTSSSSGSVFEVVDAKERERRMREEVEKEKLLRKRKREEKEDAPYEPSPEHVSASQSTPKGKKKAGGRKKATPKIKVSKRPQKIMQTQSTPPRHQTPPHLFGTPPIAQAQPGSSSRGLAIPHDNLLDVDFDFANNSQLLKLEKRIDEVIAENKKLASECKKIAEREKSLAGKVQRLEGENKVLALKIKVDQTEIDVLKVRVSELEEEKNRRESENEYYKLKNKELMAAKALHEHKFYMLNRVVESMLETTVDQKYEELKLEDLRAERKAEVERQMKDKGKGVEGSSVMSIVPSMVIDNPVPISSVPGIVEEEIPSPKLIGGEEEEDDEDDDEEEFVYSASSHSSKVNEESGEAERKGESSKTQIVEHHEPLFLCLDVYREMLNDVNPENPIDLEADLESFDINKQKDYKYNYVEDADQYDRVEVEDGSDNEDVPEDTSKFPTLMEFFAAENREELRQKVTEAVNEKMFENLKKDTEKESQSNVEKEDHSKWFKDSHERKFKRPLKFFQCDRSISLGDIISWGFLPQVNAYAIRREYGVQYFKRLYDIM from the exons ATGAGGGATTATCAGATGAACATGCTAACGGCATTAGTGTTGAATAAGAAATACAACTTCTCACATATAGtttttcattatatggtggaAAATCTCTCGTCGGATGTTAGAGTCTGGAGATATCCACGTTTTGTTCAAATGATGATTGATCGTGCATACCCTGGAATTGATAGAAACATTAAGGAtgatcttcttgttcaagctcaCATGTCAAATATCTCGTTAAAGAATCTTGTCAAGTATCATCCTCATCATCCAGAGCCGGAGTTAGTGATTGAAAACTTCGGATTACTTAGAGATGCAAATTATGTGGATCCTGATCCAGAAAATCATCAGAATTGGAGAAATcaagaagaaatgaaagaagcattGTATGCTGTAGAATTGAAAATAATTCAGGGTTTCAAACCAACAaagaatgagtggtatgtgaAGGAGTCTGGACGCAGACGTAGACTTGCAACTCCTGTAgctgaaggtgaag ATGAGTCTGAAGAAGAAGTTCCTGAGGTGAacattgaaaaggaacaagaggCGGCTAGTGTAGCACATATTGAAATCAATATAGATTTGTTTACATCTGATGCGTATTTTGTTGATATTGTTGATATTCAACAGGAAAGAGAGAAAGTGGTAGAAGATGTTGAAGGTGATGatgttgataaagacactactagttcttctagtGGGTCTGTTTTTGAAGtagttgatgcaaaagaacgtGAAAGGCGAATGAGAGAAGAGGTAGAAAAGGAGAAGTTACTTAGAAAGAGGaagagagaagagaaagaagatgcaccTTATGAACCTTCTCCTGAGCATGTTTCAGCATCACAATCTACTCCTAAGggtaaaaagaaagctggtgGTCGAAAGAAGGCTACTCCAAAGATTAAAGTGTCAAAGCGCCCTCAGAAGATTATGCAAACACAATCTACACCTCCACGTCATCAAACACCTCCac ATCTTTTTGGCACACCTCCAATCGCTCAAGCACAACCTGGTTCTTCAAGTAGAGGCCTTGCGATACCGCATGATAATCTGCTAGATGTTGATTTCGATTTTGCAAACAATTCTCAACTATTGAAGttggaaaagagaattgatgaggtgatagcagaaaataaaaagttgGCGAGTGAATGTAAAAAGATTGCTGAAAGAGAAAAGTCTCTTGCTGGTAAAGTGCAGAGGTTAGAAGGCGAAAACAAAGTATTGGCACTGAAAATTAAAGTTGATCAGACGGAAATTGATGTtttgaaagttcgagtgtctgaATTAGAAGAGGAGAAGAATCGTCGAGAAAGTGAAAACGAGTACTATAAGTTGAAGAATAAAGAGCTTATGGCTGCTAAAGCATTGCATGAACACAAGTTCTACATGCTGAATAGAGTTGTAGAAAGCATGTTAGAAACAACAGTGGATCAAAAGTATGAAGAGTTGAAGTTAGAGGATCTTCGTGCAGAACGTAAAGCAGAAGTAGAAAGGCAAATGAAAGATAAAGGTAAAGGTGTTGAAGGAAGTTCTGTAATGTCTATTGTACCTTCGATGGTGATAGATAATCCAGTGCCTATATCTTCAGTTCCTGGTATAGTCGAAGAAGAAATTCCATCGCCAAAGTTAATTGGTGgcgaagaagaagaggatgatgaagatgatgatgaggaagagtttgTTTATTCTGCAAGCAGTCATAGTTcgaaag ttaatgaagaaagtggtgaagctgagagaaagggggagtcgagtaagACTCAGATTGTAGAACATCATGAACCGTTGTTCTTATGTCTAGATGTGTATAGGGAGATGTTAAACGATGTAAATCCCGAGAATCCAATTGATCTTGAAGCTGATCTGGAAtcttttgatatcaataaacagaAAGATTACAAGTATAACTATGTTGAGGATGCAGATCAGTATGATAGGGTTGAAGTAGAGGATGGTTCGGATAATGAAGATGTTCCTGAAGACACATCAAAATTTCCAACGTTAATGGAGTTCTTCGCAGCAGAAAACAGAGAAGAGTTGCGacaaaaggtgactgaagctgtGAATGAAAAGATGTTTGAAAACTTGAAGAAAGATACTGAAAAAGAAAGTCAATCAAATGTTGAAAAAGAAGATCATTCAAAATGGTTTAAAGACAGTCATGAGAGAAAGTTCAAAAGGCCTTTGAAGTTTTTTCAATGTGATAGATCTATTTCTCTTGGTGACATTATAAGTTGGGGTTTTCTTCCACAAGTAAACGCTTATGCTATTCGTAGGGAGTATGGTGTACAATACTTTaaacgtttatatgacattatgtaa